In Tsuneonella amylolytica, one genomic interval encodes:
- a CDS encoding AraC-like ligand-binding domain-containing protein has protein sequence MNKLPRLGLSADTGVAALDQWREATAMLFAVEPVETPFRAAISSYSLGEVLFGASASVAHRFVRDPALVARSGIDHLLVQLYLEGGFEGIADRAPCVVEPGDIVLFDLARTFDTWATRFANLNLVVPRRLLPAHVRDRNLHGTVLTPQTPAGRMLAAHLRSLWSVCENAAASDAPEIVRVTVATVSAVLEDLGAEDGAASPRLHGNAEVVAYIEDNLGLRSLDADHLCERFGLSRSNLYRQFERIGGVATFIRNRRLEAAFDDLNTTPRRSGRIEAIARARGFASEDSFARAFRKRYGFSPKELGAPSGKAIFDTSGATGPTSLSAWFRAIGSRQSDQV, from the coding sequence ATGAATAAGCTGCCCAGACTGGGCCTCTCGGCAGACACCGGCGTCGCGGCCCTGGACCAGTGGCGCGAAGCGACTGCGATGCTGTTCGCGGTCGAACCGGTCGAAACACCGTTCCGTGCCGCGATCAGTTCCTATTCGCTCGGCGAAGTCCTGTTTGGCGCGTCTGCCAGCGTTGCCCACCGCTTCGTTCGCGACCCCGCCCTCGTCGCCCGCAGCGGGATCGACCACCTGCTCGTACAGCTCTACCTCGAAGGCGGCTTCGAAGGGATCGCCGACCGCGCCCCGTGTGTCGTCGAACCCGGCGATATCGTCCTTTTCGACCTCGCCCGTACGTTCGACACCTGGGCGACCCGCTTCGCCAACCTCAATCTCGTCGTACCCCGCAGGCTGCTTCCCGCGCACGTGCGCGACCGCAATCTGCATGGCACGGTCCTGACGCCGCAGACTCCGGCCGGCCGGATGCTCGCCGCACATCTGCGGTCGTTGTGGTCGGTCTGCGAGAATGCCGCCGCAAGCGATGCGCCCGAGATCGTGCGGGTCACCGTCGCGACCGTGTCGGCGGTGCTGGAAGATCTGGGCGCGGAGGACGGCGCCGCCTCCCCGAGGCTCCACGGCAACGCCGAGGTCGTCGCCTACATCGAAGACAATCTCGGTTTGCGGTCCCTCGATGCCGACCATCTGTGCGAAAGGTTCGGTCTATCCCGCTCCAACCTCTACCGTCAGTTCGAACGGATCGGCGGGGTGGCGACGTTCATCCGCAACCGGCGTCTGGAAGCGGCATTCGACGATCTCAACACTACTCCGCGCCGTAGTGGCCGGATCGAGGCGATTGCCCGCGCGCGCGGTTTCGCCTCGGAGGACAGCTTCGCCCGCGCGTTCCGCAAGCGGTACGGGTTCAGCCCGAAGGAGCTCGGCGCGCCAAGCGGGAAGGCGATCTTCGATACCTCCGGCGCGACCGGTCCGACCTCGCTGTCAGCCTGGTTCCGCGCGATAGGGTCTCGTCAGTCGGACCAGGTCTGA